A genomic segment from Antedon mediterranea chromosome 6, ecAntMedi1.1, whole genome shotgun sequence encodes:
- the LOC140051371 gene encoding sphingosine-1-phosphate lyase 1-like, with product MEYDEVLRSLGIYWEIFLLYCNEFKEKINSNCEGLEAWQLIAFSVGITLIVTWIYQWLNHPELTLSQRIKKSIFTCVRSMPYIKGRIKEQLDVAKAGLQEELFRGTEGSTYITALPKHGLTRKEILKSVKDYQKLDKVDWKGGKVSGCVYNGSDALSKLSGEIYEEFAWTNPLHPDVFPALRKMESEVVAMCVKMFNGGSQGCGTVTSGGTESILMACLAYRSIWFEKGILYPEILAPISVHSAFNKAAHYFKMKLVHVPIDPVTSEVNIKAMKRLITKKTCMLVGSAPSFPHGILDPIGDIAALGRRYGIPVHVDCCLGGFLVPFMKKAGFTIPACDFTVDGVTSISADTHKYGFAPKGSSVILYSDRKYRAQQYYVNPDWQGGIYASPGLAGSRAGALVAGCWATLVHFGENGYIDSTRKIVSTARYIEKHLRQIKGIFIYGKPEVSVVAVGSNDFDVYRLSGALTGKGWNLNVLQFPASFHLCVTLCQTEEGVADEFIQDVKKLTAEIMKDPKKKADGAAAIYGMSQSVPDRSMVSEIAQVFLDSCFSTGPLATNGTTN from the exons atggaGTATGATGAAGTTTTAAGAAGTCTTGGAATATATTGG GAAATTTTTCTTCTGTATTGCAatgaatttaaagaaaaaataaacagcAATTGTGAAGGACTGGAAGCTTGGCAGTTAATTGCTTTTTCAGTTGGCATTACGTTAATCGTAACATGGATTTATCAATGGCTGAATCATCCAGAACTTA CTTTATCACAGAGAATAAAGAAAAGCATATTCACATGTGTCAGGAGTATGCCATATATTAAAGGCAGG ATTAAAGAACAGCTAGATGTGGCAAAAGCTGGTCTTCAAGAAGAATTGTTCAGGGGTACTGAGGGTAGCACGTATATCACAGCATTACCAAAACATGGTTTAACTAGGAAGGAAATTTTGAAAAGCGTCAAAGACTATCAGAAGTTAG ATAAGGTTGATTGGAAGGGTGGTAAAGTATCAGGATGTGTCTACAATGGATCCGATGCACTTTCAAAGCTTAGTGGTGAA ATATATGAGGAGTTTGCTTGGACCAATCCACTGCATCCAGATGTGTTTCCTGCTCTTAGGAAGATGGAATCTGAAGTTGTTGCCATGTGTGTCAAGATGTTCAATGGAGGATCACAAGGCTGTGGTACA GTGACATCAGGTGGTACAGAGAGCATTCTGATGGCTTGCCTGGCATATCGTAGCATCTGGTTTGAAAAGGGTATACTGTATCCTGAAAT TCTGGCTCCAATTAGTGTCCATAGTGCTTTTAACAAAGCTGCTCACTATTTTAAGATGAAGTTGGTTCATGTGCCTATTGACCCTGTCACAAGTGAAGTTAACATTAAA gcaATGAAGAGATTGATTACAAAGAAAACTTGTATGCTTGTTGGATCAGCGCCAAGTTTTCCTCATGGAATATTAGATCCTATAGGAGACATTGCAGCT TTAGGTCGTCGTTATGGTATCCCAGTGCATGTAGACTGTTGCTTAGGTGGGTTTTTAGTTCCATTTATGAAGAAGGCAGGCTTCACCATCCCAGCATGTGATTTTACCGTTGATGGAGTCACCAGTATATCTGCTGATACACACAAG TATGGATTTGCACCAAAAGGCTCGTCTGTGATTCTGTACAGTGACAGAAAATATCGAGCTCAGCAATATTACGTGAATCCAGATTGGCAAGGAGGTATTTATGCCTCGCCTGGTTTAGCAG gtaGCCGAGCTGGTGCATTAGTGGCAGGATGTTGGGCAACACTTGTTCACTTTGGAGAAAATGGATACATTGACAGCACCAGGAAGATTGTGTCAACAGCTAGATATATTGAAAAACA CCTCAGACAAATTAAAGGTATATTTATATATGGTAAACCAGAAGTGAGTGTTGTTGCAGTTGGATCTAATGACTTTGATGTATACAGATTATCAGGTGCCTTGACAGGGAAGGGCTGGAATCTGAATGTTCTTCAATTTCCAGCTAG CTTCCATTTATGTGTGACTTTGTGTCAGACTGAGGAGGGAGTAGCTGATGAGTTTATTCAAGATGTCAAGAAATTGACAGCAGAAATAATGAAAGACCCAAAGAAGAAAGCAGATGGGGCT GCTGCTATATATGGCATGTCTCAAAGCGTTCCAGATCGATCAATGGTGAGTGAAATTGCTCAAGTGTTCTTGGATTCCTGCTTTAGCACAGGACCACTAGCAACTAATGGAACCACCAACTAA
- the LOC140052671 gene encoding zinc finger CCHC domain-containing protein 24-like, whose translation MAELSAFENNQTVFQQPNNFLNWVYYALQDRNGLGNAAAQSELGLSGNWSEKYITEQLGRLGLQQSTVQQIAAAAVASVAAGEPNQRYNSVNANGNIPNITNMSNLANINNNFLGTTQAKLLSSPYGSIGDLAEHFTELSLASLNDRKPGKRPPPTYLCHLCFNKGHYIKDCPQARPKGEGLTPYQGKKRCFGEYKCPKCKRKWMSGNSWANMGQECIKCHINVYPHKQRPLEKPDGLDVSDQSKEHPQHLCEKCKALGYYCRRVQ comes from the exons ATGGCGGAGTTATCCGCTTTTGAGAATAATCAGACAGTTTTTCAACAGCctaacaattttttaaactgGGTATATTACGCTTTACAAGATAGAAATGGGCTTGGAAATGCAGCTGCACAATCGGAGCTAGGCCTCTCTGGAAATTGGTCTGAAAAGTACATCACTGAGCAACTTGGACGACTTGGTCTTCAGCAATCTACTGTACAGCAAATCGCAGCGGCAGCTGTAGCATCGGTTGCCGCTGGAGAACCAAACCAGCGATATAACTCAGTAAATGCTAATGGAAACATACCAAATATTACCAACATGAGTAACTTggcaaatattaataataactttcTGGGG ACAACACAAGCCAAGTTATTATCTTCACCTTATGGGAGTATCGGTGATCTTGCAGAACATTTCACAGAATTATCATTAGCATCATTAAATGATAGAAAACCAGGAAAAAGACCACCACCAACATACTTATGCCATTTATGCTTTAATAAGGGACATTATATTAAAGACTGTCCACAG GCTAGGCCCAAAGGAGAAGGTCTCACGCCGTACCAAGGCAAGAAGCGGTGTTTTGGCGAGTACAAGTGCCCAAAATGTAAACGTAAATGGATGAGTGGTAATAGTTGGGCAAATATGGGGCAAGAATGCATCAAGTGCCATATCAATGTTTATCCCCATAAACag CGTCCTCTAGAGAAGCCTGATGGACTAGACGTATCAGACCAGAGTAAAGAACACCCTCAACATCTGTGTGAAAAGTGCAAAGCTCTCGGCTACTACTGTCGTCGTGTGCAGTAG